A window of Lepidochelys kempii isolate rLepKem1 chromosome 1, rLepKem1.hap2, whole genome shotgun sequence contains these coding sequences:
- the LOC140913123 gene encoding olfactory receptor 52E8-like: MSDSNTTDFSSPSTFILLGIPGLEAAHIWISIPFFIMYTVTLLGNFTILFIVKTEPRLHVPMYYFLCMLAVTDLVLSTSTMPKMLSIFWFNSREIDFSLCLTQLYFIHCCIAMESGIVVAMALDRYVAICDPLRHSTTLTNCFVANIGLAVVLRGSILALPYPFLARRWPYCRTNIISHTYCEHIAVVKLACADIRISNYYGLSVAFLGTGVDVSFITVSYIQILRAIFSLPTKDARLKTFGTCGSHLGVILAFYIPALFSFLTHRFGHNVPPHFHILMANMYILLPSMLNPIIYGVRTKQIRDRLIWHVTHIE; this comes from the coding sequence atgtcagattccaacacaaccgacttctccagcccctccaccttcatcctgctgggcattcctggcctggaggcagcccacatctggatctccatccccttctttATCATGTACACCGTCACCCTCTTGGGGAACTTCACCATCCTGTTTATCGTGAAGACAGAGCCGAGGCTCCATGtgcccatgtactatttcctctgcatgctggccgTCACCGACCTGGTCCTGTCTACATCTACCAtgcccaaaatgctgagcatcttctggttcaattccagggagatcgATTTTAGTTTGTGCCTCACCCAGCTCTACTTCATTCACTGCTGTATAGCGATGGAGTCTGGAATCGTCGTGGCCATGGCTTTGGATCGTTACGTGGCCATCTGTGATCCGCTGAGACATTCCACCACTCTGACCAACTGCTTTGTGGCCAACATCGGCCTGGCCGTGGTGCTGCGTGGCAGCATTCTTGCACTGCCCTATCCTTTCCTGGCAAGGCGGTGGCCATATTGTAGAACCAACATCATCTCCCACACTTACTGCGAGCACATAGCCGTGGTGAAGCTGGCCTGCGCTGACATACGCATCAGTAATTACTATGGCCTCTCTGTGGCATTCTTGGGGACTGGTGTGGATGTGTCTTTTATCACTGTGTCCTATAtccagatcctcagggccatcttcagcctccccacaaAAGACGCCCGGCTCAAGACTTTTGGGACCTGTGGCTCCCACCTCGGAGTCATTTTAGCATTTTATATCCCagctctcttctccttcctcacaCACAGGTTTGGTCACAATGTGCCCCCGCATTTCCACATTCTCATGGCCAACATGTACATTCTACTGCCCTCCATGCTAAACCCCATCATCTACGGGGTGAGGACCAAACAGATCCGGGACAGGCTGATCTGGCATGTTACTCATATTGAATAA